One window of Suricata suricatta isolate VVHF042 chromosome 6, meerkat_22Aug2017_6uvM2_HiC, whole genome shotgun sequence genomic DNA carries:
- the LOC115294043 gene encoding putative vomeronasal receptor-like protein 4 translates to MTTSSIYITIKIGQFLLIGIGIFSNTFLLLFHILTLLLDHRPKSSDMIICHLALVHIMKLFSALFLLSTDLFEALNFVNDFKCKALFCMIRVTRGLSMSTTCLLSILQAIIISPSTAWLARLKHKCSKYIFHSFVILWFLSLSLNSNCLLYTAAASNVTESNLLQVSKYCSLSRINSILRGLFFTFSLSRDVSFIGAMLLSSAYMVVLLSRHQRWCRHLHSTSLSSRVSPERRATQTVLLLVSFFVAMYWVDVIISFSSTLLWTYDPVILDVQKFVSNVYATVSALVLLSSDKRIKRCFKSFGKLQSNYNYLFMK, encoded by the coding sequence ATGACGACATCTTCCATTTATATTACTATTAAGATAGGACAATTTTTACTAATTGGTATCGGAATTTTTTCCAAtaccttcctccttctcttccacaTCCTCACGCTTCTTCTGGATCACAGGCCTAAGTCTTCTGACATGATCATCTGTCACTTGGCCCTTGTCCACATAATGAAACTCTTCAGTGCACTATTCCTGTTGTCTACAGACCTGTTTGAGGCTCTGAACTTTGTCAATGATTTCAAATGTAAGGCTTTATTCTGCATGATCCGAGTGACACGGGGTCTCTCCATGAGCACCACCTGCCTCCTGAGCATCCTCCAGGCCATCATCATCAGCCCCAGCACCGCCTGGTTGGCCAGGCTTAAACATAAGTGCTCAAAGTACATCTTCCATTCTTTTGTCATCCTGTGGTTTCTGAGTTTGTCTCTCAATAGTAACTGCCTCTTGTATACTGCTGCTGCTTCTAACGTGACTGAGAGCAATCTACTGCAGGTCAGTAAGTACTGCTCACTCTCTCGCATAAACTCCATCCTCAGGGgactgtttttcactttttcattatCCAGGGATGTTTCCTTCATCGGAGCCATGCTGCTCTCAAGTGCATACATGGTGGTTCTCTTGTCCAGGCATCAGAGGTGGTGCCGGCACCTCCACAGCACCAGCCTCTCCTCACGCGTCTCCCCAGAGAGAAGGGCCACCCAGACCGTCCTGTTGTTGGTGAGCTTCTTTGTGGCCATGTACTGGGTGGATGTCATCATCTCCTTCTCCTCAACTCTGTTATGGACATATGACCCTGTCATCCTGGACGTCCAGAAGTTTGTGTCCAATGTCTACGCCACTGTCAGTGCATTGGTGCTACTTAGTTctgataaaaggataaaaaggtGCTTCAAAAGTTTTGGAAAATTACAATCTAATTATAACTACTTGTTCATGAAATAG